A region from the Saccharomonospora azurea NA-128 genome encodes:
- a CDS encoding non-ribosomal peptide synthetase, whose translation MSTGHARTVTSTSAGTVFELTSAQLGIWNAQRLEPESPYYVVGDVVQIRGSEPVDVARLAEAMVGTVGDAESLRLRVVETPDGPRQWVCADPVSVPPVVDVSGDADPVAAAEALVRRERFATAEACRAMVDRPLYSQTIIRLSECEVWYTQLGHHLVFDGYSAAMLARRTAARYTAAVRDEPLPPSSFSTFAEFVRADREYLASDRAERDRAYWVDRLTPLPEIGEWTSGRAEPPTATVSARTVLPPEEVAALRAFADEVKVTWGDALLASYAAFLHRVLGHTDVVFALPLMCRTSAAELRTPGMAVNVLPLRVDVHSGDRLDVLAHRVAEAMREMRAHQRYRGENLPRDLAVPGAGALLHGRGVNLKAFDLTLDFAGATGVMRNVAGGPPEDMGLSVLPTRDGGLLLGFEVDAATHDQESVDERLAAMRRLLTDLCAPARPAVGQVELLAPQRRRSLLDAWTPPAPSGTPRDPGELLDELATTRGDDIAIKHGESRVTYADLAARVHRLARLLRARGVGAEDVVALALPRSIDTVVALLAVLDAGAGFLPLDLEHPAQRLRALLADARPSLVLTTRGTVAPDDAIPRLSLDDLEIAAELSALPTAPLAPHELAAPRRGEHLAYVIYTSGSTGTPKGVQVPVAALRALVHHHRETFVAETAVAVGRRLRVAHTYSFAFDSSLDQLSWLLCGHELHLYDADVTKDVDLLLAAYAADRVDVVDTTPSLAAPLVDAGLLDGAHRPALLILGGEATPPALWERVVASGVAARNMYGPTEATVDSVSAVLDEGEPVIGHPLDGMRVYLLDTALRPVPPGVVGELYLAGPQLARGYLNRPGVTAERFVADPFATPGEAGARMYRTGDLARWVPDRGFVYLGRADGQVKIRGHRVELGEVEAALGALPDVSAAAAVLRHETGRPRLVGYVVPERDGELTPESVREALADHLPDHLVPASVVVLDALPRTVNGKLDRAALPVPQLSRTGRAPATERERILCAIVAEMFGLDEVSPDDDFFSFGGDSISAITVSSRLRSAGFELRPRDLLVRRDLGSLARRLVERSTVVAAVADDPVGPVPAPPIVRGLTEPHPAPRVVAGYAQWTAVSVSSSPTVAELVAGVRTVLARHAVLRLRWKAYPGELEVLSAEAVNAGDMVDAVTEPTESTQDHLAAIAERLAGELDPSTGAVLRLALVRTPSGEPDRLLVVAHHLAVDGVSWRVLLPDLHEACRAAREGRPAVLPSG comes from the coding sequence GTGAGCACGGGACACGCGCGCACGGTCACGTCGACGTCGGCCGGAACGGTCTTCGAGCTGACCAGCGCGCAGCTCGGCATCTGGAACGCGCAGCGCCTGGAGCCGGAGTCGCCGTACTACGTCGTCGGCGACGTGGTGCAGATCCGGGGCTCCGAGCCCGTCGACGTCGCACGGCTCGCCGAGGCGATGGTGGGGACGGTCGGCGACGCGGAGTCGTTGCGGCTGCGCGTCGTGGAGACACCGGACGGCCCGCGTCAGTGGGTCTGCGCCGACCCGGTGAGCGTGCCGCCGGTGGTGGACGTCAGCGGGGACGCCGACCCGGTGGCGGCGGCCGAGGCGCTGGTGCGGCGGGAGCGGTTCGCCACGGCGGAGGCGTGCCGGGCCATGGTGGACCGTCCACTGTACTCGCAGACGATCATCCGGCTGTCGGAGTGCGAGGTCTGGTACACCCAGCTGGGTCACCACCTGGTCTTCGACGGATACAGCGCGGCGATGCTCGCGCGCCGGACCGCCGCCCGCTACACCGCGGCGGTGCGGGACGAGCCGCTGCCGCCCTCGTCGTTCAGCACGTTCGCCGAGTTCGTTCGCGCCGACCGCGAGTACCTGGCCAGCGACCGCGCCGAGCGGGACCGCGCCTACTGGGTCGACCGCCTCACGCCCCTGCCCGAGATCGGGGAGTGGACCTCCGGTCGGGCCGAACCACCCACCGCCACGGTGTCCGCTCGGACGGTGCTGCCGCCGGAGGAGGTCGCCGCCCTCCGCGCGTTCGCCGACGAGGTGAAGGTGACCTGGGGCGATGCGCTGCTGGCGAGCTACGCGGCGTTCCTGCACCGCGTGCTCGGGCACACCGACGTGGTGTTCGCGCTCCCGCTGATGTGCCGCACGAGCGCCGCGGAGCTGCGTACGCCGGGGATGGCCGTGAACGTGCTGCCGCTGCGCGTCGACGTCCACAGCGGTGATCGCCTGGACGTGCTGGCGCACCGGGTCGCGGAGGCGATGCGGGAGATGCGCGCCCACCAGCGCTACCGCGGGGAGAACCTGCCACGTGACCTGGCGGTGCCCGGGGCGGGCGCGCTGCTGCACGGGCGCGGGGTGAACCTCAAGGCGTTCGACCTGACGCTCGACTTCGCCGGGGCGACCGGGGTCATGCGCAACGTGGCGGGTGGTCCGCCCGAGGACATGGGGCTCAGCGTGCTGCCGACCCGCGACGGCGGCCTGTTGCTCGGGTTCGAGGTGGACGCCGCGACCCACGACCAGGAGTCCGTCGACGAGCGGCTCGCCGCGATGCGCCGCCTGCTCACCGACCTGTGCGCCCCGGCGCGGCCCGCGGTGGGGCAGGTCGAGCTGCTCGCACCGCAGCGGCGGCGCAGCCTCCTCGACGCCTGGACCCCGCCCGCCCCGTCCGGGACTCCACGCGATCCGGGTGAGCTGCTCGACGAGCTCGCCACGACGCGGGGCGACGACATCGCGATCAAGCACGGCGAGAGCCGCGTGACCTATGCCGACCTGGCCGCTCGGGTGCACCGGCTCGCCCGCCTCCTGCGAGCGCGCGGCGTCGGCGCCGAGGACGTCGTGGCCCTCGCACTGCCCCGGTCGATCGACACGGTGGTGGCGCTGCTCGCGGTCCTGGACGCGGGCGCCGGGTTCCTCCCGCTCGACCTCGAACACCCGGCCCAGCGCCTGCGCGCGCTGCTGGCCGACGCTCGACCGTCGCTCGTGCTCACCACGCGCGGCACCGTCGCGCCGGACGACGCCATACCGAGGCTGTCCCTCGACGACCTCGAGATCGCCGCCGAGCTGTCCGCGTTGCCGACCGCACCGCTCGCGCCGCACGAACTCGCGGCGCCGCGCCGGGGCGAGCACCTCGCCTACGTCATCTACACCTCCGGATCGACCGGGACACCCAAGGGCGTGCAGGTGCCGGTCGCCGCACTGCGGGCGCTCGTGCACCACCACCGTGAGACGTTCGTCGCCGAGACCGCCGTCGCCGTGGGCCGCCGACTGCGGGTCGCCCACACGTACTCGTTCGCGTTCGACTCGTCGCTCGACCAGCTGTCGTGGCTGCTGTGCGGGCACGAACTGCACCTCTACGACGCCGACGTGACGAAGGACGTCGACCTGCTGCTGGCCGCCTACGCCGCCGACCGGGTCGACGTCGTGGACACCACGCCGTCGCTGGCCGCGCCACTGGTCGACGCCGGACTGCTCGACGGCGCGCACCGCCCGGCACTGCTGATCCTCGGTGGCGAGGCGACCCCGCCCGCGCTGTGGGAGCGGGTCGTCGCCTCGGGGGTCGCCGCCCGCAACATGTACGGGCCGACCGAGGCCACGGTGGACAGTGTCAGTGCGGTGCTCGACGAGGGCGAACCCGTGATCGGTCACCCACTCGACGGGATGCGCGTCTACCTGCTCGACACCGCGTTGCGCCCCGTGCCACCCGGCGTCGTGGGGGAGTTGTACCTGGCGGGCCCCCAGCTCGCGCGCGGATACCTGAACCGGCCCGGCGTCACGGCGGAGCGCTTCGTCGCCGACCCCTTTGCCACGCCAGGAGAAGCGGGCGCCCGGATGTATCGCACCGGCGATCTGGCCCGCTGGGTGCCGGACCGGGGTTTCGTCTACCTCGGCCGGGCCGACGGGCAGGTCAAGATCCGCGGCCATCGCGTGGAGCTGGGCGAGGTGGAAGCCGCGCTCGGCGCCCTGCCCGATGTCAGTGCCGCGGCGGCGGTGCTGCGCCACGAGACGGGAAGGCCGAGGCTGGTCGGCTACGTCGTGCCGGAGCGCGACGGTGAGCTCACGCCGGAATCGGTTCGCGAGGCGCTCGCCGACCACCTTCCCGACCACCTCGTCCCCGCCTCGGTCGTCGTGCTGGACGCGCTGCCGCGCACGGTCAACGGCAAGCTCGACCGGGCCGCGCTGCCGGTGCCGCAGCTCTCGCGCACAGGCCGGGCCCCGGCGACCGAGCGGGAGCGGATCCTGTGCGCGATCGTCGCCGAGATGTTCGGGCTGGACGAGGTGAGCCCCGACGACGACTTCTTCTCGTTCGGTGGCGACAGCATCTCGGCCATCACCGTGAGCAGCAGGCTGCGCTCGGCCGGGTTCGAGCTGCGACCGCGCGACCTGCTGGTGCGTCGCGATCTCGGCTCGCTCGCGCGGCGGCTGGTCGAGCGTTCGACCGTGGTCGCGGCGGTGGCGGACGACCCCGTGGGGCCGGTTCCGGCACCGCCCATCGTGCGAGGGCTGACCGAGCCGCATCCCGCCCCGCGCGTCGTGGCCGGGTACGCCCAGTGGACCGCGGTGTCGGTGTCCTCGTCGCCCACGGTCGCCGAGCTGGTGGCGGGGGTACGAACGGTGCTGGCTCGGCACGCCGTGTTGCGGCTGCGGTGGAAGGCGTACCCCGGCGAGCTGGAGGTGCTGTCCGCGGAGGCCGTGAACGCCGGGGACATGGTCGACGCCGTCACCGAGCCGACCGAGTCCACACAGGACCACCTCGCCGCGATCGCCGAGCGGCTCGCCGGGGAGCTCGACCCCTCGACCGGCGCCGTGCTGCGCCTCGCGCTCGTCCGCACTCCGTCGGGCGAGCCGGACCGGCTGCTCGTGGTGGCCCACCATCTGGCGGTGGACGGCGTCTCCTGGCGGGTGCTGCTGCCCGACCTGCACGAGGCGTGCCGAGCCGCGCGGGAGGGCCGACCCGCCGTGCTGCCGTCCGG
- a CDS encoding ABC transporter ATP-binding protein has protein sequence MTARLRARDLTLRYGERVVSTRLTLDVPDGSFTAVVGPNGCGKSTLLRAFVRLLRPTEGSVSFDGKDVGTYAPKRLARLLAFLPQDPLAPEGIKVGQLVARGRFPHQSLLSLWTPEDEQAVADALRVAQVDDLAERPVQELSGGQRQRVWVAMVLAQQTPYLLLDEPTSFLDITHQYRLLDLLATLRDEGRTVVAVLHDINQACRFADHLVAMKEGRVVAEGRPADVVDTGLLKEVFDLPSVVVPDPVTGTPMVVPE, from the coding sequence ATGACCGCACGGCTTCGTGCGCGGGATCTGACACTGCGGTACGGCGAGCGGGTGGTGTCGACCCGCTTGACCCTCGACGTGCCCGACGGGTCCTTCACCGCCGTGGTCGGCCCGAACGGGTGCGGCAAGTCCACGTTGCTGCGTGCGTTCGTGCGGCTGTTGCGACCGACCGAGGGCAGCGTGTCCTTCGACGGCAAGGACGTCGGCACCTACGCGCCGAAGCGGCTGGCCCGGCTCCTGGCGTTCCTGCCGCAGGATCCGCTGGCACCGGAGGGCATCAAGGTCGGCCAGCTCGTCGCGCGTGGACGGTTCCCCCACCAGTCGTTGCTGTCACTGTGGACGCCCGAGGACGAGCAGGCCGTCGCCGACGCGTTGCGCGTCGCGCAGGTCGACGACCTGGCGGAACGGCCGGTGCAGGAGCTCTCCGGCGGGCAGCGTCAGCGCGTCTGGGTGGCGATGGTGCTGGCGCAGCAGACCCCGTACCTGCTGCTCGACGAGCCGACGTCGTTCCTGGACATCACGCACCAGTACCGCCTGCTCGACCTGCTGGCCACGCTGCGCGACGAGGGGCGCACGGTCGTCGCGGTGCTGCACGACATCAACCAGGCCTGCCGCTTCGCCGACCACCTCGTCGCGATGAAGGAAGGCCGCGTCGTCGCCGAGGGCCGCCCCGCCGACGTCGTCGACACCGGCCTGCTGAAGGAAGTCTTCGACCTGCCGAGCGTCGTCGTGCCCGACCCGGTGACGGGCACCCCGATGGTCGTGCCCGAGTGA
- a CDS encoding FecCD family ABC transporter permease, translating to MSGSASTVALRLRGRALVVERRTLVLSGVFAVVILLLGFAGLSYGSTWSSPGEVLAALVGTDPSVVILEWRLPRVVAAIVFGAALGVAGAIFQNITRNPMGSPDVIGLDAGAYTGTLVAMTLLASSSVQLAFSSVVGGLVAATVVYLLSRSNGLSGLRLVVIGIAVNAMVTALNSWLVLRAELEVAIAAVGWSSGSLNGIDWADVAVPFTVIGVLLVAMALVVQSMHQSALGDAVAVATGVGLDRLRLLLVLIGVGCTATVTAVAGPIVFIALAAPQIGRRLARAPGIAVLPAALTGAVLLQTADLLAQLLLAPVSLPVGVVTTAIGGGYLMWLLAQEVRRR from the coding sequence GTGAGCGGATCGGCAAGCACGGTCGCACTGCGGTTGCGGGGCCGTGCTCTCGTCGTCGAGCGGCGCACGCTGGTGCTGTCCGGTGTGTTCGCCGTCGTCATCCTCCTGCTCGGATTCGCCGGCCTCTCCTACGGCTCGACGTGGAGCAGTCCCGGCGAGGTGCTGGCCGCCCTGGTCGGCACCGACCCGAGTGTGGTGATTCTCGAGTGGCGGCTGCCGCGGGTGGTCGCCGCTATCGTGTTCGGGGCCGCTCTCGGGGTCGCGGGTGCGATCTTCCAGAACATCACCCGCAACCCGATGGGCAGCCCGGACGTCATCGGCCTGGACGCCGGCGCGTACACGGGCACGCTGGTGGCGATGACGCTGCTGGCGAGCTCGTCGGTGCAGCTCGCGTTCAGCTCGGTGGTCGGTGGGCTCGTGGCCGCGACCGTCGTGTACCTGCTGTCGCGGTCGAACGGTCTGTCCGGGCTCCGGCTCGTCGTGATCGGCATCGCGGTCAACGCGATGGTGACCGCGCTCAACTCGTGGCTCGTGCTGAGGGCGGAGCTCGAAGTCGCGATCGCCGCCGTCGGCTGGAGCTCGGGTTCCCTCAACGGCATCGACTGGGCGGACGTCGCGGTGCCGTTCACGGTGATCGGCGTGCTGCTGGTGGCGATGGCGCTCGTGGTGCAGTCGATGCACCAGTCGGCGCTGGGTGACGCCGTGGCCGTGGCCACCGGTGTCGGGCTCGATCGCCTCCGGTTGCTGCTGGTGCTGATCGGCGTCGGCTGCACCGCGACCGTCACCGCTGTCGCGGGCCCGATCGTGTTCATCGCCCTCGCGGCGCCGCAGATCGGGCGCAGGCTCGCGCGGGCGCCCGGGATCGCGGTGCTTCCCGCCGCGTTGACCGGAGCGGTGCTGCTGCAGACCGCGGATCTCCTCGCGCAGCTGCTGCTGGCTCCGGTGTCCCTTCCCGTCGGCGTGGTCACGACCGCGATCGGCGGCGGCTATCTGATGTGGCTGCTGGCCCAGGAGGTGAGGCGGAGATGA
- a CDS encoding FecCD family ABC transporter permease has protein sequence MTVTASAVRTAARTTRVGVLAAGVVVLAAACVASVAIGAHPVAPGEVLRALFAFDGSADHLVVRDVRVPRTLLGIAVGAALAVSGALIQTLSRNPLAEPGVLGVTQGAGFALTVGAALGVAVTAWGELVAAVLGAVLATLLVYAVGHRSTLRLLLAGVAFSAVLQGLSLGIRMMSPDTLDRYRFWAVGSLAGREQTDLTLPVTAIVLALIGAVFLSRTLNAVALGDAVAQTLGADVARVRTLTLVAITVLAGAATAVAGPILFVGLIVPHLLRRLAAGSVPWLVGYSMIAGPILMLAADTLSRVLLPTGEVPVAIVTAFLGGPVLIWAVRRYGAGSL, from the coding sequence GTGACGGTCACGGCCTCGGCTGTCCGCACCGCGGCGAGGACGACCCGCGTGGGTGTCCTCGCCGCGGGTGTGGTGGTGCTGGCGGCGGCGTGCGTCGCCAGTGTCGCGATCGGCGCGCACCCCGTGGCGCCGGGCGAGGTGCTGCGGGCGCTGTTCGCGTTCGACGGTTCCGCCGACCATCTCGTCGTGCGTGACGTGCGCGTGCCGCGCACTCTCCTCGGCATCGCCGTCGGCGCCGCACTCGCGGTGTCCGGGGCGCTGATCCAGACGTTGTCCCGCAACCCGCTCGCCGAACCCGGCGTCCTCGGCGTCACCCAGGGCGCCGGATTCGCGCTCACCGTGGGAGCCGCGCTCGGGGTCGCCGTGACGGCGTGGGGGGAACTCGTCGCCGCGGTGCTCGGCGCGGTGCTCGCCACGCTGCTGGTCTACGCGGTCGGACACCGATCCACGTTGCGGCTCCTGCTGGCCGGTGTCGCGTTCAGCGCGGTGCTTCAGGGACTGTCGCTGGGCATCCGGATGATGTCGCCGGACACGCTCGACCGGTACCGGTTCTGGGCCGTCGGGTCGCTGGCCGGACGTGAGCAGACCGACCTCACCCTGCCGGTGACCGCGATCGTGCTCGCCCTGATCGGCGCGGTGTTCCTGTCCCGCACGCTCAACGCGGTCGCGCTCGGCGACGCCGTCGCGCAGACCCTGGGCGCCGACGTGGCCCGCGTGCGCACACTCACCCTCGTCGCGATCACGGTGCTGGCGGGGGCGGCCACCGCGGTGGCCGGACCGATCCTGTTCGTCGGCCTGATCGTGCCTCACCTGTTGCGCCGTCTGGCCGCGGGTTCGGTGCCGTGGCTCGTGGGCTACTCCATGATCGCGGGTCCGATCCTCATGCTGGCCGCCGACACGCTCTCCCGGGTGCTGCTGCCCACGGGCGAGGTTCCCGTCGCGATCGTCACCGCGTTCCTCGGTGGACCGGTGCTCATCTGGGCCGTTCGGCGTTACGGGGCGGGATCGTTGTGA
- a CDS encoding ABC transporter substrate-binding protein, whose protein sequence is MSRVSFPRLSRTARTRTLVAATVLALGATVAGCGAGADDEASAQDGATRVFAADNGDVTIPADPQRVVATGYAVPALIEAEAPLVGISTWKRGEPMMSDEDRATYDELPKVAGESAAETNYEAIAEAEPDLIVIGVPAPVLKDVDVERLESIAPVVAIGPTVPGAWRELSRQQADAAGALENFDALKAEYEKKAAELAEKYEDVLPSLKLAHVGSYGEVENGNFQREFDGSWGTNIVNDIGGHYYGEVKEKGEGSRAVSEYPSIEELPSAFTEADAITYTVEADGSLPEPVKYVTESELWRNLPAVKKEMTFPIRYTEAATYGQAMLALDALDEAFAPLLEQ, encoded by the coding sequence ATGTCACGAGTCAGCTTCCCCCGCCTGTCGAGGACCGCCAGGACCAGAACCCTTGTCGCGGCCACCGTGCTCGCGCTCGGCGCGACGGTGGCAGGGTGCGGCGCCGGCGCGGACGACGAGGCGTCCGCACAGGACGGCGCGACGCGGGTGTTCGCCGCGGACAACGGCGACGTCACCATCCCCGCCGACCCGCAGCGGGTCGTCGCCACCGGGTACGCGGTCCCGGCGCTGATCGAGGCCGAGGCCCCGCTGGTCGGGATCTCCACGTGGAAGCGCGGCGAGCCGATGATGAGCGACGAGGACCGCGCCACCTACGACGAGCTGCCGAAGGTCGCCGGCGAGTCGGCGGCGGAGACGAACTACGAGGCCATCGCCGAGGCCGAGCCCGACCTGATCGTCATCGGGGTACCGGCTCCGGTGCTCAAGGACGTCGACGTCGAGCGCCTGGAGTCGATCGCTCCGGTCGTCGCCATCGGACCGACCGTGCCGGGGGCCTGGCGCGAGTTGTCGCGCCAGCAGGCCGACGCCGCGGGCGCGCTGGAGAACTTCGACGCGCTGAAGGCCGAGTACGAGAAGAAGGCGGCCGAGCTGGCGGAGAAGTACGAGGACGTCCTGCCGTCGCTCAAGCTCGCCCACGTCGGCTCCTACGGTGAGGTCGAGAACGGCAACTTCCAGCGCGAGTTCGACGGCTCGTGGGGCACCAACATCGTCAACGACATCGGCGGCCACTACTACGGCGAGGTGAAGGAGAAGGGCGAAGGTTCCCGCGCGGTCAGCGAGTACCCGTCCATCGAGGAGCTGCCCTCGGCGTTCACCGAGGCGGACGCCATCACCTACACCGTCGAGGCCGACGGCTCGCTGCCGGAGCCGGTGAAGTACGTGACCGAGTCCGAGCTGTGGCGGAACCTGCCCGCGGTGAAGAAGGAGATGACCTTCCCGATCCGCTACACCGAGGCCGCCACCTACGGGCAGGCGATGCTGGCACTGGACGCGCTCGACGAGGCGTTCGCGCCCCTGCTGGAACAGTGA
- a CDS encoding siderophore-interacting protein: MTRVDHRHRHLDRIAEVRAGAVAEKVGYPIRIRTAEVVRTSALGAGLIRVTVGGEGTQGFEAHSPDEHVKLIFPDSDGVTRLPEPNGLMLRWPRPSPTAREYTVRAYDPVTGELDIDIALHPGGLASEWARSVRPGEQVHVAGPPGGLIVPFVYDRYVLAGDITALPAIARWLEALPPTAAGWAVIEVAGPEEEIELRRPEAVEVRWLHRGDRAPGTTDLLERAVRALPVSPDERTYVWVAGEAGSIKPLRRWARHELRLAPHDYDVTGYWKRGVADYDDHDHEHDHAEQPVHADH, from the coding sequence ATGACCCGCGTCGACCACCGGCACCGCCACCTCGACCGCATCGCCGAGGTCCGGGCGGGCGCCGTCGCCGAGAAGGTGGGCTACCCGATCCGCATCCGCACGGCCGAAGTGGTCCGGACCTCCGCCCTCGGAGCCGGGCTCATCCGGGTCACGGTGGGTGGCGAGGGAACGCAGGGGTTCGAGGCCCACTCTCCCGACGAGCACGTCAAGCTCATCTTCCCCGACTCCGACGGGGTGACCCGGCTGCCCGAGCCGAACGGGCTGATGCTGCGCTGGCCCCGGCCGTCGCCGACGGCGCGCGAGTACACCGTCCGCGCGTACGACCCGGTGACCGGTGAGCTCGACATCGACATCGCGCTGCACCCGGGCGGGCTGGCGTCCGAGTGGGCTCGTTCGGTGCGGCCGGGGGAGCAGGTGCACGTCGCCGGGCCGCCCGGTGGCCTGATCGTGCCCTTCGTCTACGACCGGTACGTGTTGGCGGGAGACATCACCGCGTTGCCCGCGATCGCCCGCTGGCTGGAGGCGCTGCCCCCGACCGCGGCGGGGTGGGCCGTCATCGAGGTGGCGGGTCCGGAAGAGGAGATCGAGCTCCGGCGCCCCGAGGCGGTCGAGGTGCGCTGGCTGCACCGCGGTGACCGGGCACCCGGCACCACCGATCTGCTCGAACGCGCCGTGCGCGCGCTGCCCGTCTCGCCCGACGAGCGGACCTACGTGTGGGTGGCCGGCGAAGCAGGTTCGATCAAGCCGTTGCGCCGGTGGGCCCGCCACGAGCTGCGCCTCGCCCCGCACGACTACGACGTCACCGGCTACTGGAAGCGCGGCGTCGCCGACTACGACGACCACGACCACGAGCACGACCACGCCGAGCAGCCGGTCCACGCCGACCACTGA
- a CDS encoding phosphopantetheine-binding protein — protein sequence MNDKSPLTAERVRADVAELLGRDPGSIDPEESLLDLGLDSIRIMSLIDRWRAAGATVEYPDLAERPELAHWISVVTGEVAA from the coding sequence ATGAACGACAAGTCCCCTCTGACCGCCGAGCGTGTGCGCGCCGACGTGGCGGAGCTGCTGGGCCGCGATCCGGGATCGATCGATCCGGAGGAGAGCCTGCTGGATCTCGGCCTGGACTCGATCCGGATCATGAGCCTGATCGACCGCTGGCGGGCGGCGGGGGCGACCGTGGAGTACCCGGACCTCGCCGAGCGCCCCGAGCTCGCGCACTGGATCTCCGTCGTCACCGGCGAGGTGGCGGCATGA
- a CDS encoding isochorismatase family protein, whose product MRVSLPTIQPYALPGAAELPAGRVDWRVDPSRAALLIHDMQRYFLAPYAGAPIPEVVANTAALAAECRERGVPVFYTAQPGHQNPADRGLLTQFWGDGIGAVIDADPGAADVVDELAPAADDVVLVKWRYSAFQRSALAELLAAAGRDQLVVTGVYAHIGCQATAVEAFMRDVQPFLVADAVADFSRTHHDQACDYVASRCGVVTTTADVRTALAVEMTTGVS is encoded by the coding sequence ATGCGGGTGTCCCTCCCGACGATCCAGCCGTACGCCCTGCCCGGCGCGGCGGAACTGCCGGCAGGACGGGTGGACTGGCGGGTCGATCCGTCCCGGGCGGCGTTGCTGATCCACGACATGCAGCGCTACTTCCTCGCCCCCTACGCCGGGGCGCCGATCCCCGAGGTCGTGGCGAACACCGCCGCGCTCGCCGCCGAGTGCCGCGAGCGCGGCGTGCCCGTGTTCTACACCGCGCAGCCGGGCCACCAGAACCCCGCCGACCGCGGGCTGCTGACGCAGTTCTGGGGCGACGGCATCGGCGCGGTCATCGACGCCGATCCGGGCGCGGCCGACGTCGTCGACGAACTCGCACCGGCCGCCGACGACGTCGTCCTGGTCAAGTGGCGCTACAGCGCCTTCCAGCGCAGCGCGCTGGCCGAGCTGCTGGCCGCCGCGGGCCGCGACCAGCTCGTCGTCACCGGCGTCTACGCCCACATCGGGTGCCAGGCGACCGCGGTCGAGGCGTTCATGCGGGACGTCCAGCCGTTCCTCGTCGCCGACGCCGTCGCCGACTTCTCCCGCACCCACCACGACCAGGCGTGCGACTACGTCGCGTCGCGCTGCGGCGTGGTCACCACCACCGCCGACGTCCGGACCGCCCTCGCGGTCGAGATGACCACAGGAGTGAGCTGA